TCACTGGCTCTTCGACCGCGACCGACGCGGGCTGCGCTGCGGGTTGCAATGGCACAACCGGCGTCATCTTTCGCTCGATGAACTTCTCCGCACGGTTCGCCAGCTCCATGTACGGGAAACGCATCTGCACAACGAGGTTGCCATGCTTGAGATAACCGTGCAGTGGATCAAGCCCCGCAACCTCGCTTGCCATAACCAGCGGCTCACGCGTGATGTCGCGCTGTTCGCTCTCACGTCCGCGTGGGAACACGCCCTTGGTGCGCGACTCGCGGAAGCGTTCGACCTCGACTTCGCCGATGGCTTTTGAGATCCACTCGGACGCATGAGGCTCGCTGGTTTTAAGGAAGACCCTTGTCGCTGGCTGCGAGAGCATCGCCTCTGCAACGTGGCCGTACAGCGCCTCGACCTGAGCCTTTCCTTGGAAGCCCAGCACCATCGGATTATTCGATTTGCGGTTCTCCGTCACCGCCGTTTTGAGCTGCGGAAGATGCTGCAAGCTCGCCAGCTCATCCAGCACGAACCACGTCTTCAGCCGCGCTGTATCGTCGTTCATCATGCGCAATACGAGCAAGTCCAGCCACAGGCTGACGAGTGGCCGCATCCGCTCGCGCATCGTCGGCTTCGACGTGATGAACACCCATCCTTTGCGCTCCTTTGCCCACTCGACCGTGCTCCAACGCTGCTTCGTTTCACGCTCCGAAGGCAGCAGCTTGAACGCATCGGCGACCATGTTCAGCGAGCCTAAGACACCGCTGCGCTGGTTCGCCGCGCCGCGGTCGATCATTGCGGCCATCTCCGTTCCGTCGATCCGTTTGTCGATCTCATCCGCGTTGCTCATCCAGTACGTCAGCTCTTGCGGCGTCGGCCTCTGGTTGATTAAGTGAGCGAAGATTTTGCGCGGCGCTTCGACGAAGAACCGGTTCTCCCGGCCCTGATCCGGGAACAGGCTGACGGCTAAGGTAAGGGCCTCTGCTTCGTGTGGAACCTCATCGCCCGGAGTCCAGAACGGGCAGCGTGCATCAAGCGGATTCAGGACCACGTCGCCGCGACTCTCGTTATAGAACTGCGGCAGATATTCCATGGCAGGGTCGTACACGATGGCCGCTTCGCCGCGATCTGCGATCTGCGCGAGAAGCTGCCGGATCGTCGCCGATTTGCCGGTGCCGCTATCGCCCACGATGAGGAAGTGCATCGCCTCGCGATCACGAGGAACTCGAACCCAGCGGCTAAGAGATTTATGGAAGGTCTTGTCCCACCAACTAGCCTCTTCGTTCACGAACGCGATGCCGTCCGGCAGATGCACGCGGATCGCTTTCGACCGGCCCAGCTTCGTGTTGAACTCCGCCGTCGAGACCAGCTCCGGCCCGCGAAGACGACGCCCATGTTTCCAGATCTGACGCCGCGCCCGATCCTTCGGAACCGCCACGAAGAGAGCCAGCACGAAAAACGCCAGCGAGA
This genomic window from Granulicella sibirica contains:
- a CDS encoding type IV secretion system DNA-binding domain-containing protein produces the protein MAEWGRKEYSKAWPSRTPVWTVMAFLLTPVFLAGLLTWQYERSWTEAERLYLTDYLKSGTRGQASATASSKYTLLEAVVGKSQRLVIDDEIERVPSVDGRPGYHLTEEGVKDRIARLTWVTGVFNDRGLHRVMSQAVYADHEAWTFYRIPVYLSLAFFVLALFVAVPKDRARRQIWKHGRRLRGPELVSTAEFNTKLGRSKAIRVHLPDGIAFVNEEASWWDKTFHKSLSRWVRVPRDREAMHFLIVGDSGTGKSATIRQLLAQIADRGEAAIVYDPAMEYLPQFYNESRGDVVLNPLDARCPFWTPGDEVPHEAEALTLAVSLFPDQGRENRFFVEAPRKIFAHLINQRPTPQELTYWMSNADEIDKRIDGTEMAAMIDRGAANQRSGVLGSLNMVADAFKLLPSERETKQRWSTVEWAKERKGWVFITSKPTMRERMRPLVSLWLDLLVLRMMNDDTARLKTWFVLDELASLQHLPQLKTAVTENRKSNNPMVLGFQGKAQVEALYGHVAEAMLSQPATRVFLKTSEPHASEWISKAIGEVEVERFRESRTKGVFPRGRESEQRDITREPLVMASEVAGLDPLHGYLKHGNLVVQMRFPYMELANRAEKFIERKMTPVVPLQPAAQPASVAVEEPVIRRKAPQSVQKKPEQKVVELNEQHPYFE